Sequence from the Bombus pyrosoma isolate SC7728 linkage group LG3, ASM1482585v1, whole genome shotgun sequence genome:
tataagatattttttaggTAACCTGTAAAGAATGTATGTGGAGTAGTCAACACAGAGGTCATGCAAGTGAAAATGCTGCTGGAGTTGCAAAAcgagttattttatatttaacgaaaatgtTGCAAAGAGCAAAAATGCTTTTAAACATGCTCCTAACGCAGTACGATCGAGatgcatttttaaatagttcttttgaagaaataaaggaTACCTGCATTTCAGTTGATTATAGGTATGTTAaactgataattttttaaatcaattatttgtcaggtaatattacaattataagaaatatatatacacatataaaaaaaattagggATATGTTAAGACAGAAGGTATATTATAAGAGAAACATATGTAagtaaatatacgtacatatactaCTTACATACATGTATCTGAATTGTCATGTGATGATTATTACTATAGATCTTGAGATtcaattaagaatattttgtgaCTGTCATTTGAGGTAAAAACTTATGCATTGCTATAGGATACAAAAAACTGTGATAAAAAATAACTGTTactatacaaataattaaaaaaaataaaacattccattatataattttatgctattatctgtatataataaatgtttatatttgtaaaaggaataaaatatattcatgaaaaaataaaatttatttcaaaccaCTACCATTAAAACAGCAGTTGATGTATACTTTTTTGAAAAGAGAGGCAACATCCATAACGTAAGATTGATCCACAGCAAGACCAATGATATACCCCAGGATGTCCAAAATGACCATGGCCACAACCTTTATATCCACCTTTAATTACATGATATGTtctatactataataaataatggtgtataataaaattatttagagaatttatatattaccaGGTATAATTCCTCCACAGCCACAAGTGGTTTCTTTCTTACCCCCACTTGAACAGAAAGTACAACAGTGATAAATACCAGTATGAAGAGGTTTGTATATAGACGTCCTTGTACTTTGACTggaattttctgaaaaaatttgtatttattaaaaaaaatatatatatataacagaaGATCATGATGTTTACATGAATATATTCTTTACCTAATGATATGTTAGATATACCCAAGactttaaatctttttattattgtattagcAAGACTCAATATTTCTACATTTGAACCATCTGCAAGTAATTCATTTGTAAGAGAAATAGCATCAAGAAGTTGCCTGGCTCGTTTTAATCTATTGAATTCTTGAATTCTTTCCTGTGCTTGTCTAGAATGTGATGTTGTTGTATCACAATTCTTGAGCTTTGATCCATCGTACAAATCCTCGTTGAAATATCTGATTAAATTAGATAATTATCATTACttatattctaaattaaatgTGATTATAAACAGTATTAtcttaaattgtttaatatgaacaataatattatattataaatagaatctTCATTATTTGTGTTACAAAGATTATATAATTGTCATGTGATGTACATTCGACAAGATTCcttatttacttaaaataatgtaccattaataattttgtatttcactgTCATTTGAGGTTTAAGTATGtttctttaatgaaatatattttaataaattttataattatcttcttaCCTAATTATATAGtctttaattgtataatactattatttccataaataatgttgtaattattttcaattttaatttacattattataacGTCTTGTAATATATGCAGTTATACATGTGGATATCGgaacaaattcatatttattattgttgcaTATAGCCTTCTAAAAGATACTTAACGTATTCATCCTTTTGATGTTAGGTtagagaaacatttttcgaaaaatatgttGAAGCCatgattatttgaaataaaatattaatttttttatatctacatataagAATTATCACATAATTCGATGCATTATTTCATGTACATTCAACAATATAAGTAGGCTATTCACAAGAAACTTATGTATAAACacgcaataatacattttaGCTGCCATTGCTTAAACCAGTTTAAACTTAAACCAATAAAACAATGacaactatatatatatataatttttgcaaaccAAAACTTACTACCAAAAAAAGTTGtactaaatataaacaaatgtgaataatataatataaaataaattaacaattttttgtcctaatcaataaaatatacatattacattagTATTATAGTAATGccacttattaaatataatttttgttaatttatttacatacatgaaatgaaatttaaaacgcaaattcataaaataattgtaatcttacaattaattttcgaaatttttaattatttttcatcctattttattgaatccaagtataattaaaatatcctgttttattatatttgtatgcaattattgtataataattctaagctagaaaaattgtagCTGTGTCTGTTATTAAGGAGATCATAacttacaatattaatttcggaatcaattgtattaaatgtaattcaactattgttaaaaagaagaacTGTTATACAGTACAATCAAGTGCAACACCTAGAAAATCTTCAAATCCAATATTGATTACCCCTGTTTGCTCAGTATCTCTTACTCGGAAAGCATCTgtaaaaaatagttaaaaatgaagtttatttatacaatttatacttttcaatatttttattatttttaatgattttaacatatttttatctgttatatgtatatatttacctgtaaatctttgaatttgtacacataatacaataaattgatCAACTGTGATACTAGAATGGCCCTTAGGATCACTTTTCTTTATAAGAAATGATATAAACTCTGGACTTAATCTATATCCCATCCGTGTTAATGCTGCActtaattcattttcttgtaTACTTCCAGAATTATCATGATCAAAACTACGAAAAACACCTAACCAtgcattaatataattataaagagCTTGAAACTCATACAAATCTATTGtaccattcttttctttatcaaacattcctataaatagagaataaaataataataagatattctgaaatttatcgataaactagagtattaaattataagaatatacCTATCATAAGTCGGCAAGCAGTATCTGAAAATGTACCCCCTTGTCCATTTGCTAAAGCAGATTGTAATTCTATAGCCGTGATTCTTCCACTGCTATCTCTATCAACAGCAGCAAACCACTGCTGTACTTCTGGACTTACTTGTGTTTCAGGATTTGTTGCTCCAAACATTGAattctaaaaatgtataacattcactttgaaacaataaaatataaacaagtGATGAATAAGCAAAACATAACATAAgtattatcataaatattgtaatgctTTATAAATAGTTCTAATAAACATGCagaatacattattatatattttaaaatgataaaaggtattttaatttattgacaAAGTATTTCTATCTGAATTGTAGGAAGATAATTACCGGATAGGCCATAATTGACGTTTTCTGTCAGCTATCAAATAGTATTAATTACAGCGTGTATTCAATTGTTGTACTAATGCAACACAAGTGAAGTACACAATAc
This genomic interval carries:
- the LOC122566075 gene encoding uncharacterized protein LOC122566075, whose product is MAAKIYFNEDLYDGSKLKNCDTTTSHSRQAQERIQEFNRLKRARQLLDAISLTNELLADGSNVEILSLANTIIKRFKVLGISNISLENSSQSTRTSIYKPLHTGIYHCCTFCSSGGKKETTCGCGGIIPGGYKGCGHGHFGHPGVYHWSCCGSILRYGCCLSFQKSIHQLLF
- the LOC122566122 gene encoding peflin, whose product is MAYPNSMFGATNPETQVSPEVQQWFAAVDRDSSGRITAIELQSALANGQGGTFSDTACRLMIGMFDKEKNGTIDLYEFQALYNYINAWLGVFRSFDHDNSGSIQENELSAALTRMGYRLSPEFISFLIKKSDPKGHSSITVDQFIVLCVQIQRFTDAFRVRDTEQTGVINIGFEDFLGVALDCTV